From Salinirubellus salinus, the proteins below share one genomic window:
- a CDS encoding DUF555 domain-containing protein yields the protein MSNYLVGMEAAWLVRDVENIDDAIGVAVSSAGRRLNEKDLEYVDVDIGATRCPYCGEDFDSGYIAADTALVGLVLEMKVFNADSKEHAQRIAKSEIGGALRNVPLKVLETFELEDDE from the coding sequence ATGAGCAACTACCTCGTCGGCATGGAGGCCGCGTGGCTCGTGCGTGACGTCGAGAACATCGACGACGCCATCGGCGTCGCCGTCAGTTCCGCCGGTCGGCGCCTGAACGAGAAGGACCTGGAGTACGTGGACGTGGACATCGGCGCCACCCGGTGTCCCTACTGTGGTGAGGACTTCGACTCGGGGTACATCGCGGCCGACACCGCTCTCGTCGGCCTCGTCCTCGAGATGAAGGTGTTCAACGCCGACTCGAAGGAACACGCCCAGCGCATCGCCAAGAGCGAGATCGGCGGGGCCCTCCGAAACGTCCCGCTGAAGGTGCTGGAGACGTTCGAACTCGAGGACGACGAGTAG
- a CDS encoding CBS domain-containing protein, with protein sequence MKLPTSADLRERRNDLGLTQSELADMADVSQPLIARIEGGDVDPRLSTLRRIVEALDEAEGEIKRAGDIMHEDVTFVREDDAVAAAIDLMGEEGFSQLPVVDAGGTPVGIVSNSDIRKHREEHDLEELPVSAVMNETITTVSPDATLDEVNNYLNYNKAVIVKQNGEVIGIVTEADVASHLS encoded by the coding sequence ATGAAGCTCCCGACGTCTGCGGACCTTCGCGAGCGCCGGAACGACCTGGGGTTGACCCAGAGCGAACTGGCGGACATGGCGGACGTCTCCCAGCCGCTCATCGCGCGCATCGAGGGCGGCGACGTGGACCCACGACTCTCGACGCTCCGGCGTATCGTCGAGGCGCTGGACGAGGCCGAGGGCGAGATCAAACGGGCCGGCGACATCATGCACGAGGACGTCACCTTCGTGCGCGAGGACGACGCCGTCGCCGCCGCCATCGACCTGATGGGCGAGGAGGGGTTCTCCCAACTGCCGGTCGTGGACGCCGGCGGCACACCGGTCGGCATCGTCTCGAACTCCGACATCCGCAAGCACCGCGAGGAGCACGACCTCGAGGAGCTCCCGGTCAGCGCGGTGATGAACGAGACCATCACCACCGTCAGCCCGGACGCCACGCTCGACGAGGTGAACAACTACCTCAACTACAACAAGGCCGTCATCGTCAAGCAGAACGGCGAGGTCATCGGCATCGTCACCGAGGCCGACGTGGCCTCGCACCTGTCCTGA
- the purM gene encoding phosphoribosylformylglycinamidine cyclo-ligase, translating to MTEDHADEASEDEEGMTYAGAGVDIDASEAATSALVSAVGEFEGDFAGLLDIGDRYLALAADGVGTKLLVAEALGDYSTIGIDCIAMNVNDLVAGGVTPVAFVDYLAVESPDDAVAEQVGEGLREGADRADIELVGGETAVMPEVVRGLDLAGTCAGLAEPDETFAGEAEVGDTLVGFPSSGIHSNGLTLARKAATKAHEYTDPYPYDDYETVGEALLEPTRIYTDLLPALHAVETHACAHVTGGGWTNLSRMGQFRYDVTDPFEAHSVFEFVAGEGNVAAEEMHRTFNMGTGFVAAVAPADAEELVEATEDGRVVGTVEAGDEVAIRGLSL from the coding sequence ATGACCGAGGACCACGCTGACGAGGCGAGCGAGGACGAGGAGGGGATGACCTACGCCGGCGCGGGTGTCGACATCGACGCGAGCGAGGCCGCCACCTCGGCGCTGGTCTCCGCCGTCGGCGAGTTCGAGGGCGACTTCGCCGGCCTGCTCGACATCGGCGACCGCTACCTCGCGCTCGCCGCCGACGGCGTCGGCACCAAGCTGCTGGTCGCCGAGGCGCTCGGCGACTACTCCACCATCGGCATCGACTGCATCGCGATGAACGTCAACGACCTCGTCGCGGGCGGCGTGACGCCCGTCGCGTTCGTCGACTACCTCGCGGTCGAGTCACCCGACGACGCCGTCGCCGAACAGGTCGGCGAGGGACTCCGTGAGGGGGCGGACCGCGCCGACATCGAACTCGTCGGCGGCGAGACGGCCGTGATGCCCGAGGTCGTGCGTGGACTCGACCTCGCGGGCACCTGCGCCGGCCTCGCAGAACCGGACGAGACGTTCGCGGGCGAGGCCGAGGTGGGTGATACGCTCGTCGGGTTCCCGTCGTCTGGTATCCACTCGAACGGCCTGACACTCGCCCGCAAGGCGGCGACGAAGGCCCACGAGTACACCGACCCGTACCCGTACGACGACTACGAGACGGTCGGCGAGGCGCTGCTGGAGCCGACGCGCATCTACACGGACCTCCTGCCGGCGCTCCACGCCGTGGAGACTCACGCCTGCGCGCACGTCACCGGCGGCGGGTGGACGAACCTCTCGCGGATGGGGCAGTTCCGCTACGACGTGACCGACCCGTTCGAGGCGCACTCCGTGTTCGAGTTCGTCGCCGGGGAAGGGAACGTCGCGGCCGAGGAGATGCACCGGACGTTCAACATGGGGACGGGGTTCGTCGCCGCGGTGGCGCCGGCGGATGCCGAAGAGCTGGTCGAGGCGACCGAAGACGGGCGCGTCGTCGGCACGGTCGAGGCCGGCGACGAGGTGGCGATCCGCGGGCTCTCGCTGTAG
- a CDS encoding DUF4112 domain-containing protein translates to MSADPHLQRAETLATLLDDAVELPVVGRIGIDPLLGVIPVIGDSFTAIVGLVIVFEAFRAGVPTWYLVRMLLNVGIGWAIGLIPLVGNVLDVYFRANRRNVRLFERALDG, encoded by the coding sequence GTGTCGGCCGACCCACACCTCCAGCGCGCAGAGACCCTCGCCACGCTCCTCGACGACGCCGTCGAACTCCCGGTCGTCGGCCGTATCGGCATCGACCCGTTGCTCGGGGTGATTCCCGTCATCGGCGACAGTTTCACGGCCATCGTCGGGCTCGTCATCGTCTTCGAGGCGTTCCGGGCGGGCGTCCCGACGTGGTACCTCGTCCGGATGCTCCTCAACGTCGGTATCGGCTGGGCGATCGGCCTGATCCCACTCGTCGGCAACGTGCTCGACGTCTACTTCCGTGCGAACCGGCGGAACGTACGACTGTTCGAGCGAGCGCTGGACGGCTAA
- a CDS encoding metalloprotease: MNIDFSGRELRDFGLAWVALAVAFTFFIVSTAGAGYSPLSLLQRAGEGLVAEVFVASFLTVGVAFLLHELAHKVVAIHYGQVAEFRADYTMLALAVGAGLAGFLFAAPGAVYHRGYLNERENAFIALAGPLTNVALAVAFFPLFLLGGFLGEVGQLGVTINAALAAFNMLPFGPLDGRKVRNWSTVGFGAAFLVCAGLAVIAILYVGFPY, translated from the coding sequence GTGAACATCGACTTCTCCGGGCGCGAGCTGCGAGACTTCGGCCTCGCGTGGGTCGCCCTCGCCGTCGCGTTCACGTTCTTCATCGTCTCCACCGCGGGCGCGGGATACTCGCCGCTGTCGCTGCTACAGCGGGCCGGCGAGGGCCTCGTCGCGGAGGTGTTCGTCGCCTCGTTCCTCACCGTCGGCGTCGCGTTCCTGCTCCACGAACTCGCCCACAAGGTGGTCGCCATCCACTACGGGCAGGTCGCGGAGTTCCGTGCGGACTACACGATGCTGGCGCTCGCTGTGGGGGCGGGGCTCGCGGGTTTCCTCTTCGCCGCGCCCGGCGCCGTCTACCACCGCGGCTACCTGAACGAACGGGAGAACGCGTTCATCGCGCTGGCCGGCCCGCTGACGAACGTCGCGCTCGCCGTGGCGTTCTTCCCGCTGTTCCTGCTCGGTGGGTTCCTCGGCGAGGTGGGGCAACTCGGTGTGACCATCAACGCCGCGCTCGCGGCGTTCAACATGCTCCCGTTCGGCCCACTCGACGGCCGGAAGGTCCGGAACTGGTCGACCGTCGGGTTCGGCGCCGCGTTCCTCGTCTGTGCCGGCCTCGCCGTGATCGCCATCCTCTACGTGGGCTTCCCCTACTGA
- a CDS encoding TraB/GumN family protein produces the protein MSDVAGSASDPSEARGSVRVVGTAHVSEASAREVEEVIAEERPDVVAVELDEGRFRQLKGDTPDDLDAADLLKGNTVFQFIAYWMLSYVQSRMGERFDVKPGADMMAAVETAEEHGIDVALVDRDIQVTIQRFWARLSGLEKLKLVGGLAVGAGDPLAIGLGVGASVGLFLGILLEAFAGPLFVPATLGPGIVVSLLDGLAIVGLVTAVVGGLLAAVFTLTAPDEEELDEFDLENLTDTDVVTAMMEEFRRFSPGGAEALIDERDAYLAHNIHALREAGKNVVAVVGAGHRAGIEAYLEHPETLPPMESITGRQESSRFSPYKLFGYLFTLGFLVFFVLVAMAGVQQGFLLRLLGLWFVVNFVFSFGLAKLAGAHWTSAGVGGAVAWLTSVNPLLAPGWFAGYVELRYVDVNVSDIGTLNELLGDETIPIPDLVRRMLEVPLFKLIMVVALTNVGSFVGSILFVALVVPALFAGAGIDSAADVAALMLRGAQNSLDLIAGALT, from the coding sequence ATGAGCGACGTCGCCGGGTCCGCGTCCGACCCGTCCGAAGCACGCGGCAGCGTCCGCGTCGTCGGCACTGCACACGTCTCCGAGGCGAGCGCCCGCGAGGTGGAGGAGGTCATCGCCGAGGAGCGACCGGACGTGGTCGCGGTCGAACTCGACGAGGGTCGGTTCCGCCAGCTGAAGGGTGACACCCCAGACGACCTCGACGCCGCCGACCTGCTGAAGGGGAACACGGTCTTCCAGTTCATCGCCTACTGGATGCTCTCGTACGTCCAGTCGCGGATGGGCGAGCGCTTCGACGTGAAGCCCGGCGCGGACATGATGGCCGCCGTCGAGACGGCCGAGGAACACGGCATCGACGTGGCGCTCGTCGACCGCGACATCCAGGTCACCATCCAGCGGTTCTGGGCACGGCTGTCGGGGCTGGAGAAACTGAAGCTCGTGGGGGGCCTCGCCGTTGGGGCGGGCGACCCACTCGCCATCGGGCTCGGCGTCGGCGCGAGCGTCGGCCTCTTCCTCGGCATCCTGCTGGAGGCGTTCGCCGGGCCGCTGTTCGTCCCCGCGACGCTCGGGCCCGGAATCGTCGTGAGTCTCCTCGACGGCCTCGCCATCGTCGGCCTCGTCACCGCCGTCGTCGGTGGGCTGTTGGCGGCCGTGTTCACGCTCACCGCGCCGGACGAGGAGGAGTTGGACGAGTTCGACCTCGAGAACCTGACCGACACGGACGTGGTCACGGCGATGATGGAGGAGTTCCGCCGGTTCTCGCCAGGGGGCGCCGAGGCGCTCATCGACGAGCGTGACGCCTACCTCGCGCACAACATCCACGCGCTCCGCGAGGCCGGGAAGAACGTCGTCGCCGTCGTGGGCGCCGGCCACCGGGCGGGCATCGAGGCGTATCTCGAGCACCCCGAGACGCTCCCGCCGATGGAGTCCATCACGGGACGGCAGGAGTCGAGCCGGTTCTCGCCGTACAAACTGTTCGGCTACCTGTTCACGCTCGGCTTCCTCGTGTTCTTCGTCCTCGTGGCGATGGCCGGGGTGCAACAGGGGTTCCTGCTTCGCCTGCTCGGGCTGTGGTTCGTCGTGAACTTCGTGTTCTCGTTCGGCCTCGCGAAACTCGCGGGTGCCCACTGGACGAGCGCGGGCGTCGGCGGCGCCGTCGCGTGGCTCACGAGCGTCAACCCCCTGCTCGCGCCGGGGTGGTTCGCGGGCTACGTCGAACTGCGCTACGTCGACGTGAACGTCTCCGACATCGGGACGCTGAACGAACTGCTCGGCGACGAGACCATCCCCATCCCGGACCTCGTCCGGCGGATGCTCGAGGTGCCGCTGTTCAAACTCATCATGGTCGTCGCGTTGACGAACGTCGGGAGTTTCGTCGGGAGCATCCTGTTCGTCGCGCTCGTCGTGCCGGCGCTGTTCGCGGGGGCGGGCATCGACAGCGCCGCCGACGTGGCCGCGTTGATGCTCCGCGGGGCACAGAACAGCCTCGACCTCATCGCGGGGGCGCTGACGTGA
- a CDS encoding acyl-CoA thioesterase produces MSNATATLATSRTEMTELLLPNETNNLGRALGGTVLHWMDLCAAVAAMRFSGRQCVTASMDHTDFLSPIDLGEVVELDAYVFRTGRTSLDCRVSVHAEDPKGGETNRRKTTTSFFTFVALDDEGHPTGVPELVCETETEEALRERAIEEQREQLATVVARLEDD; encoded by the coding sequence ATGTCGAACGCGACGGCCACGCTCGCCACCTCCCGTACCGAGATGACCGAACTCCTCCTCCCCAACGAGACGAACAACCTCGGCCGCGCGCTCGGGGGGACGGTCCTGCACTGGATGGACCTCTGTGCCGCGGTGGCGGCGATGCGCTTCTCGGGGCGCCAGTGTGTCACGGCGTCGATGGACCACACCGACTTCCTCTCGCCCATCGACCTCGGCGAGGTGGTCGAACTCGACGCCTACGTCTTCCGGACCGGACGGACGAGCCTCGACTGTCGGGTCTCGGTCCACGCCGAGGACCCGAAGGGCGGCGAGACGAACCGGCGCAAGACCACCACCTCGTTCTTCACGTTCGTCGCGCTGGACGACGAGGGACACCCGACGGGGGTGCCGGAACTCGTCTGCGAGACGGAGACCGAGGAGGCGCTCCGCGAGAGAGCCATCGAGGAGCAGCGCGAGCAACTGGCGACGGTGGTGGCACGGCTGGAGGACGACTAG